The Vitis vinifera cultivar Pinot Noir 40024 chromosome 8, ASM3070453v1 genome segment TCGAGCATTCAGTCTAAATGACATCATTACCCTTTCGGTTAGTCCAAATTCCCTGCTGGAATGGGGGATGGAGTTACTAAAATACCCTTGACATGTAGGAGGAGAGTGGGGTGCCGCATGAACCACCTGGAGAGCACGTGAGAAAGGCAGAACCAGTTGTGAAGAAACGTCCGAATGGAGGGGCATTTTGGATATTTGATTTTAGAATTTGGATGATTCGTCGCATTTATGGGTGAAGGGTTGGGCTCTCGTGCTCGCCACCTCTCATTTACTTCGTCAGCGGGAGCCCGAGGTGGCTGCTGTCTCTTccttcattttccttcttttaagtTTCTTTAACCTATATTTGTCATGGGTCGAAGCATTTAACATTGGACCCAATCGAGCCCACCTCAATTTCTCTGCTACAATATGTGGGTTAGCCCCAACAGGCTAAAACCATACTTCCACATATGGTTCAAATATTACCCTACAAGTATTAGAAGAGGAAACAAATGAAGATGGTAAGGAGATGATACGATGGACTGACATTAACAGATAGAGAATGTGCAGACACTTGGTTTATGATTGGGTATGGTGTTCTAACGTCTAACGTCTAACATCTTACGATTTCCATTTAAAACTTGAATGCTAACCACTTGTGTTGATAGCAAAATTCCTCCATTGCAGTGACAATTACCAGCCATAGAATCTCGATCAACGCATTATAGTGATTCTTCCTTCCTCCTACAAAAAAATATCTGGATGGGTtttccggacacaccctccgatgattAAGTTAATCTTTTGGAAGTTgtttgaaaatagattttttcgGAGTATTGCTCCGTGATTTTCTTCAAGGATACTTACCTTCCTCCGTGAGAGTCTCCTTAGAGTTTATATATGAGTCAGAGAGTATGACCTCGCTATGCTAGTGGGTCCCATAGTCATGATAGCGGTTCATAGGGTGGCGAAGTAATCACGACCCTTTTGGTGTGAGGTGATGGCTGTCAGAAGGGTATTCAGGCGACGGTTGTCACCCCAATTTATGATTTGCAAAACCGGGAATGTGAGAAGATTTGGGAGTGTCTTGTCAAGTGTATCTTGTATTGAAGATGAGTGATAGTTCAAGAGACTTAGTCGACAACATTGTCGAAGTTTGCTTCTTGATTGTGGGCAGAAATGGATCCAGTAAATCGCGAGTATCTGACGAATCAAGTTGTTCGGAGAATCTAAATCGTCGGCCgcggatccggacatgtctgaccggggaagttgaatcgcaCTTCTCTTCCGTCCAGGAGCAGGCGCCAGCTGTGAAATATCatgagaaggtggaacgtcagcCGTACAGAATTCCCCCCGAGTGGAATGAGCGATGCCACGTGCCGCAAGGGGAGCCGTCTGCGTGGCCAAGGGAGAGGGAGCCACATGACACTTTTTTAGGGACGATCCCACAACTTGCACCTCTCGTAAGCTCATTTTCCTACCATTATTATTAGAGAATTAAACTTGGGCAAGTGACATTCTGCGGTAACCGGAATCCGAAGGTGTAGGCAAATGTCGTGGGACATCATACATTGGAAATCCAACACCTACCGTGGCGTGGACGCCCATCCTTGCCCATAAGCAAGGGCAAAGATTCTCTGTTTACTTCATTAAAATTGTAGCTAGGGTGAAAATCAAAGGAGCTGTCAATGTTAGCGATTGCCTTCGACTTCCGTATCTTCGATGCCATGCActcaaaagaaaagtaaatgaacttccaaataattttcctatatttgcttttataaaatttgttgtattttttccttttagaattttatgatgtattttttttttataaatatttcctgattatttctttaattatgtaacatatttttataactatCAGTATGGtataaacaaaaaactaatcTCAATAAATCAATATGGGAGATTATAGGATTAGAGTGATCTTATAAGGTAATTCATTCTTCCCATTTTAAGAGGTCATCATGCTCCACAGCAAGGTGAAAGATTTTTCGCATTTTGAGTAATTTCACGTATGGTATGTTTAACATTTAGTAATTTAGgataagattaaatttttttaaacattagcAATTTTATGTAATATATTCCTAGAATATGGAGGAGAAAATGGTAACAATTATCATATTTCAAGAAACAAATTATATGtgatcaaattttattatgattCAAGGATTCCACGTACTTTTCATTATGTTCTTCTTATCTTATTGCAACATCTactaaaattgtttaaaataaaagataaaagtaATTATTGCATGCCCCgtgatataatttatacattTGGTAATAATTTGAGAAACATTTTTATGATCAtcgtcaaacacactctaataTAGTATAAAGAAATTCATCATTTTATCTTCTTAGTGATTGACACACTCCTTGTCGATCCATTTTCGCCTCAACTTCTCCATATAAATAGGCTGCTAACTCCTATACTAGTTCACTTCTTTTGAGCTCTTTTCATGGTGGCGACGATGGGCTCCTCGTCTAGTTTTCTGGTTTTGAGTTTGTTTGTATTGTCTTTTTGCTTGACCTGTAATGCTGATCAAATCACATCCGACGCAAGAGGCATCATGATCAACggagaaaggaaaattctcaTCTCCGGGTCCGTTCATTATCCCCGTAGTACTCCTGAGGTGCAAGTTTTGAACAGTTATACCATATTTTCAAACACATGTTGTTTATTTTACTCTATGTCGAGAATAATAGGTTTGCTTAATGATTTCAGATGTGGCCAGATTTGATCCAGAAGTCCAAGGATGGAGGGCTCAACACAATTGACACCTATGTTTTCTGGGATCTGCATGAGCCTCAACGCCGTCAGGTTGCTTTTTCTTTCTGgatattcctttctttttatctaaATAATGTCTAACGATTTTTCTTTCACTATCAGTATGACTTTACAGGCAATAAAGACCTGGTGAGGTTTATTAAAGCCATCCAAGCTCAAGGGCTTTACGCAGTTCTTCGAATTGGACCATACGTTTGTGCAGAATGGACTTATGGGTAATTgtcttgatttttaatttattattttacataatattatattttatgggGAAAAATAAGATCTGATtcaataatatgaaaatatatggtaaaaataaccctaaatattttaaattaatattattttatctatttaaaaataatttgaaatatatgtactttttaaattaatcatctcattattctcaaaaatgTCATTTTAGTCGTCATTTCATTTTAATTGATAACTAGactttttcatataaatatttccTTTCGTTTTAgatatgttattattattttattattttatcatttgagcttttttttctctaaaaataaatacctagtattcttattttagtttcttgaaatattgtgccaaaaaaaaaatctatttaaatatgattaatatttttttattttctataattttaagTGAAAATATTGTCCAACAAATATGATTAAATCATAATTActaattcaaaaagtaataaggttgtttattaaataataaataataaatttaataatatataattattttaattataattaacttatttaatttaaaatatttatttatttatttatttttatactatatatattaaagtacaaccatatttcaaaatattttatatcataaattttattcgCTATTATATTAagcaattattaatattatataataaatataaatttatcattaatttatttatcatcaaaaatattaatttattaatactataataaactttttttttcaaattcttactttataatatttctagaaaaaaaaattctcaaataataaaataataataataataataataaaatatctaaaaaaaaagaaatatgtaCATAAAGGAGTTTAGATTTGGATGACACCCCAAATAAAGGGGTATTTTTAGGAATAATTAAATGACTCATTAAAAAAgacatgtatttcaaattatttttaagtatataaaaataatactaatttaaaatatttgagatttttttttttttttaatattttcgtatcaatgaatcaaatatcactttttcttattttataaattaaaaatgattgttaaTATCATTTATGGCAGGGGCTTTCCGGTGTGGCTGCATAACCAGCCAAGCATCCAGTTAAGGACAAACAATACTGTCTACATGGTAACTAAtcttataattataattaattattaaatgaattaattttttatcctcAATAATTTCGCTTGTTTATGCTGCATCCAAAATTAGAGCGAAATGCAAACCTTCACAACCATGATAGTGGACATGATGAAGAAAGAGCAGCTCTTTGCCTCACAAGGAGGTCCCATAATCATCTCTCAGGTTGAAATTTCAGGATTACTTGTcttcatatttgattgatttaattctaaattattataattattgataaaattaattctttgttGCTAAAGATCGAGAATGAATATGGAAATGTGATGCGGGCATACCATGACGCTGGAGTACAATACATCAATTGGTGTGCACAAATGGCCGCTGCTTTAGATACCGGCGTGCCATGGATCATGTGCCAACAAGACAACGCCCCACAGCCAATGGTCTATAATTTATGgttattatgatatttattcatattttaacatCACTAATCCTGCTTATATGTTTATGAAAACAGATTAACACGTGTAATGGCTATTACTGCGATCAATTCACCCCTAATAATCCCAACAGTCCTAAGATGTGGACTGAGAACTGGAGTGGCTGGTgggttataatttatttatttatttattttatttccatttaacccttcattttttataatattgaaaaataattttcatataaattaaattaggtACAAGAACTGGGGTGGCTCAGACCCACATAGAACTGCAGAGGATCTAGCCTTCTCCGTTGCTCGCTTTTACCAATTGGGTGGCACTTTCCAAAACTACTATATGGTTAGTACTATAttgaaatttatcaaattattcatatgtaataaagtttttttctttttctttttttcatattaattcgaCTTCCATGCTTGCAGTACCACGGTGGTACCAATTTCGGTCGCACAGCAGGCGGTCCATACATCACCACATCTTATGATTATGATGCACCATTGAATGAATATggtatatttttattctaatttctgaaaagagagagagagagagagagagagagagagagagagagaatttcCTGCATTATTAGAAACTAATTTAACATGATGTACTGTCCTTTATAGGTAATAAGAATCAACCCAAGTGGGGACATCTCAGGGATCTCCATCTCCTCCTCTTGTCAATGGAGAAGGCTCTTACCTACGGTGATGTCAAAAATGTTGATTATGAGACCCTGACTTCGGTACGTATTTTCTTCGTTTTATActtcaaattgaaattcaaacatgaaaaataatataacgTTGTTGTAATTTTAGGCAACGATCTACAGTTATCAAGGGAAATCGAGTTGTTTCTTCGGAAATTCAAATGCGGATAGGGATGTGACAATCAACTATGGAGGAGTTAATTACACTATTCCTGCATGGTCCGTTAGCATACTTCCTGATTGCTCCAACGAAGTTTATAACACCGCCAAGGTAAGAAGCAATTCCATAATATTTTGTGACTGCCTTTGCGTTTGTAGTGTGGAAGTAATATGAACTGTTGTTTTTATAGGTTAACAGTCAGTACTCCACGTTTGTAAAGAAGGGCAGTGAGGCTGAGAACGAGCCAAATTCCTTGCAATGGACTTGGAGAGGTGAGACCATTCAGTACATTACACCGGGGAGGTTCACTGCTTCAGAGCTCTTGGATCAAAAGACAGTGGCAGAAGATACGAGTGATTATTTGTATTACATGACCACGTATTAATGCTTCTTTCACCTCCTTGCTTTTCTATTATCTTATGTTATTTTCTACTGATCTTGGTCTCTTTTTTTTCAGTGTGGACATAAGTAATGATGATCCCATTTGGGGCAAGGACTTGACTCTAAGCGTAAACACTAGCGGCCACATACTTCATGCTTTTGTGAATGGAGAGCATATAGGTAATTTCGGTTATGGTTTCGTCGTGAGTTCTGAAGTTGATTATTATCCACTTCTTCATGCGTCTTCTTCACTGCACTGCGCTTTAATTTCAGGATACCAATATGCATTACTTGGACAGTTTGAATTCCAGTTCCGGCGAAGTGTTACACTGCAGCTTGGGAAGAATGAAATAACTTTGCTTAGTGCCACTGTTGGATTGACTGTAAGCGtatatacttttaatttaagttcaatTCTCAGAAAGATTTTGGCAGTTTTTgcattcaaatttaaatttgttgGTCTTGTGTTGGCTTGGGACTAGAATTATGGGCCCGACTTCGACATGGTGAATCAGGGAATCCATGGTCCAGTTCAAATAATTGCCAGCAACGGCAGTGCAGATATTATCAAGGACTTGTCTAATAATAACCAGTGGGCGTACAAGGCTGGGTTGAATGGTGAGGACAAGAAAATCTTCCTCGGGC includes the following:
- the LOC100252769 gene encoding beta-galactosidase 15, which produces MVATMGSSSSFLVLSLFVLSFCLTCNADQITSDARGIMINGERKILISGSVHYPRSTPEMWPDLIQKSKDGGLNTIDTYVFWDLHEPQRRQYDFTGNKDLVRFIKAIQAQGLYAVLRIGPYVCAEWTYGGFPVWLHNQPSIQLRTNNTVYMSEMQTFTTMIVDMMKKEQLFASQGGPIIISQIENEYGNVMRAYHDAGVQYINWCAQMAAALDTGVPWIMCQQDNAPQPMINTCNGYYCDQFTPNNPNSPKMWTENWSGWYKNWGGSDPHRTAEDLAFSVARFYQLGGTFQNYYMYHGGTNFGRTAGGPYITTSYDYDAPLNEYGNKNQPKWGHLRDLHLLLLSMEKALTYGDVKNVDYETLTSATIYSYQGKSSCFFGNSNADRDVTINYGGVNYTIPAWSVSILPDCSNEVYNTAKVNSQYSTFVKKGSEAENEPNSLQWTWRGETIQYITPGRFTASELLDQKTVAEDTSDYLYYMTTVDISNDDPIWGKDLTLSVNTSGHILHAFVNGEHIGYQYALLGQFEFQFRRSVTLQLGKNEITLLSATVGLTNYGPDFDMVNQGIHGPVQIIASNGSADIIKDLSNNNQWAYKAGLNGEDKKIFLGRARYNQWKSDNLPVNRSFVWYKATFDAPPGEDPVVVDLMGLGKGEAWVNGHSLGRYWPSYIARGEGCSPECDYRGPYKAEKCNTNCGNPSQRWYHVPRSFLASTDNRLVLFEEFGGNPSSVTFQTVTVGNACANAREGYTLELSCQGRAISGIKFASFGDPQGTCGKPFATGSQVFEKGTCEAADSLSIIQKLCVGKYSCSIDVSEQILGPAGCTADTKRLAVEAIC